The following proteins are co-located in the Pseudomonas sp. DY-1 genome:
- the purB gene encoding adenylosuccinate lyase, with protein sequence MQLSSLTAVSPVDGRYAGKTSALRPIFSEYGLIRFRVQVEVRWLQRLAAHAGIPEVAPFSAEANALLDKLAEDFQLEHAERIKEIERTTNHDVKAVEYLLKEQAAKLPELAKVSEFIHFACTSEDINNLSHALMLREGRDQVVLPLMRQLANAIRDLAVRFADVPMLSRTHGQPASPTTLGKEMANVVYRLERQIAQVAAVPLLGKINGAVGNYNAHLSAYPDVDWEANAREFIEGDLGLTFNPYTTQIEPHDYIAELFDAVARFNTILIDFDRDVWGYISLGYFKQKTIAGEIGSSTMPHKVNPIDFENSEGNLGIANALLQHLASKLPISRWQRDLTDSTVLRNLGVGFAHSVIAYEATLKGISKLELNAQRIAEDLDACWEVLAEPIQTVMRRYAIENPYEKLKELTRGKGISPEALQTFIDGLDIPAEAKTELRKMTPASYIGNAVAQAKRI encoded by the coding sequence ATGCAGCTTTCCTCGCTCACCGCGGTTTCCCCCGTAGACGGCCGCTACGCCGGCAAAACCAGCGCACTGCGCCCAATCTTCAGCGAATACGGCCTGATCCGTTTCCGCGTCCAGGTAGAGGTCCGCTGGCTGCAGCGACTCGCCGCCCACGCCGGGATTCCGGAAGTCGCGCCCTTCTCCGCTGAAGCCAACGCTCTGCTCGACAAACTGGCCGAAGACTTCCAGCTGGAGCACGCCGAGCGCATCAAGGAAATCGAGCGCACCACCAACCACGATGTGAAAGCCGTGGAATATCTGCTGAAGGAGCAGGCTGCCAAGCTGCCCGAACTGGCCAAGGTAAGCGAATTCATCCACTTCGCCTGCACCAGTGAGGACATCAACAACCTGTCCCACGCCCTGATGCTGCGTGAAGGCCGCGACCAGGTCGTACTGCCGCTGATGCGCCAGCTTGCCAACGCCATCCGTGACCTGGCCGTACGTTTCGCCGATGTACCGATGCTCTCCCGCACCCACGGCCAACCGGCCTCGCCGACCACCCTCGGCAAGGAAATGGCCAACGTCGTGTACCGCCTGGAGCGCCAGATCGCCCAGGTAGCCGCAGTACCGCTGCTGGGCAAGATCAACGGTGCGGTGGGCAACTACAACGCCCACCTGTCCGCCTACCCGGACGTCGACTGGGAAGCCAACGCCCGGGAATTCATCGAAGGCGACTTGGGACTGACCTTCAACCCCTACACCACCCAGATCGAGCCGCACGACTACATCGCCGAGTTGTTCGACGCTGTCGCGCGCTTCAACACCATCCTCATCGACTTCGACCGCGACGTCTGGGGTTACATCTCTCTCGGCTACTTCAAGCAGAAGACCATTGCCGGCGAGATTGGCTCTTCGACCATGCCGCACAAGGTCAACCCGATCGACTTCGAAAACTCCGAAGGCAATCTGGGTATCGCCAATGCGCTGCTCCAGCACCTGGCCAGCAAGCTGCCCATCTCCCGCTGGCAGCGTGACCTGACCGACTCCACCGTACTGCGTAACCTCGGTGTCGGTTTCGCTCACAGCGTCATTGCATACGAAGCAACCCTCAAGGGAATCAGTAAGTTGGAGCTTAATGCTCAACGTATTGCTGAAGATCTGGACGCCTGCTGGGAAGTCCTCGCCGAGCCGATCCAGACTGTGATGCGCCGCTACGCGATCGAGAACCCGTACGAAAAACTCAAGGAACTGACTCGCGGCAAAGGCATTAGCCCCGAAGCGCTGCAGACTTTCATCGACGGCCTGGATATTCCGGCCGAGGCCAAGACCGAACTGCGCAAAATGACTCCCGCCAGCTACATCGGTAACGCCGTAGCCCAGGCCAAGCGCATCTGA
- a CDS encoding cupin domain-containing protein, with amino-acid sequence MNPDIPLQLLGGLTAREFLRDYWQQKPLLIRQAIPGFESPISPDELAGLSLEEEVESRLVLEHGERPWELRRGPFAEDTYQKLPERDWTLLVQAVDQFVPEVAELLEHFRFLPSWRIDDVMISYAAPGGGVGPHFDNYDVFLLQGHGRRNWKIGQMCDAESALLPHADLRILADFQQSEEWVLEPGDMLYLPPRLAHFGIAEDDCMTYSVGFRAPSAAEVLTHFTDFLAQFMPDEERYSDAGAAPTSDPHEIQRDALDRLKSLLNEHMSDERLLLTWFGQFMTEPRYPELVAGAEVEEEDFLSAIEDGAVLIRNPSARLAWSEVDVGLVLFASGQSRLLPGSLRELLKLICAAEALHLENLGQWLADDEGRKLLLELVKQGSLEFADE; translated from the coding sequence ATGAATCCTGATATTCCTCTTCAACTTTTGGGCGGACTTACCGCGCGTGAATTCCTGCGCGATTACTGGCAACAGAAGCCGCTCCTGATCCGTCAGGCGATTCCCGGATTCGAAAGCCCCATTTCCCCTGACGAGCTCGCCGGCCTTTCCCTGGAAGAGGAAGTGGAGTCGCGCCTGGTACTTGAACATGGCGAGCGCCCGTGGGAACTGCGCCGCGGCCCATTCGCCGAAGACACTTATCAGAAACTGCCCGAGCGCGACTGGACCCTGCTGGTCCAAGCCGTCGACCAATTTGTTCCGGAAGTCGCGGAATTGCTGGAACACTTCCGCTTCCTGCCAAGCTGGCGCATCGATGATGTGATGATCAGCTATGCCGCGCCGGGCGGCGGAGTGGGCCCGCACTTCGACAACTACGATGTGTTCCTGCTGCAAGGCCATGGCCGCCGCAACTGGAAGATCGGCCAGATGTGCGATGCCGAGAGCGCCCTACTGCCCCACGCAGACCTGCGCATCCTCGCCGACTTCCAGCAGAGCGAGGAATGGGTTCTGGAACCGGGCGACATGCTTTACCTGCCACCGCGCCTCGCGCATTTCGGCATTGCCGAAGACGACTGCATGACTTACTCCGTGGGCTTCCGCGCTCCCAGCGCCGCCGAAGTGCTGACCCACTTCACTGACTTCCTCGCCCAGTTCATGCCGGACGAAGAGCGCTACAGCGATGCAGGCGCGGCCCCCACGAGCGATCCGCACGAGATCCAGCGCGATGCACTTGATCGCCTCAAATCCCTGCTCAACGAGCACATGAGCGACGAGCGTCTGCTGCTCACCTGGTTCGGCCAGTTCATGACCGAGCCGCGCTACCCGGAACTCGTGGCCGGCGCTGAAGTGGAGGAAGAGGATTTCCTCAGCGCGATCGAAGATGGCGCGGTGCTGATCCGCAACCCCAGTGCGCGCCTGGCCTGGTCCGAAGTCGACGTTGGCCTGGTGCTTTTCGCCAGCGGCCAGAGCCGTCTCCTGCCGGGCAGCCTGCGCGAATTGCTGAAGCTGATTTGCGCCGCTGAAGCATTGCACCTGGAAAATCTCGGCCAATGGCTGGCCGATGACGAGGGGCGTAAGCTTCTTCTCGAACTGGTCAAGCAAGGAAGTCTGGAGTTTGCCGATGAGTGA